The following coding sequences lie in one Yoonia sp. G8-12 genomic window:
- the msrA gene encoding peptide-methionine (S)-S-oxide reductase MsrA translates to MFKSLALVLALLPVANMASAETQTAYFAGGCFWCIEADFEKVQGVEGVVSGYTGGTTDNPTYDTLKGSGHYEAVAITYDADAVSYAQLLYAFFRSVDPTDAGGQFCDRGESYRTAIFVSNPAERALAEAAKDSAQRALGQRIVTPVLDAARFYDAEDYHQDYYKGENRVLTRRGVKTQSDAYAFYRDACGRDQRVAELWGDDAPFVK, encoded by the coding sequence ATGTTCAAATCCCTCGCTCTTGTCCTTGCGCTCTTGCCGGTCGCAAATATGGCGTCCGCCGAAACGCAGACCGCCTATTTCGCAGGCGGTTGTTTCTGGTGCATCGAAGCCGACTTTGAGAAAGTGCAGGGCGTGGAGGGCGTGGTTTCCGGCTATACCGGCGGGACAACGGACAATCCGACCTATGACACATTAAAAGGGTCCGGCCATTATGAGGCGGTTGCGATTACCTATGATGCCGATGCCGTCAGCTATGCACAGCTTTTGTATGCCTTCTTTCGCTCGGTTGATCCGACAGATGCAGGCGGCCAGTTTTGTGACCGCGGTGAAAGTTATCGCACAGCCATTTTCGTCTCTAATCCAGCGGAACGCGCGCTGGCAGAAGCCGCAAAGGACAGCGCCCAGCGCGCGCTTGGCCAGCGCATCGTGACCCCTGTTCTGGATGCGGCGCGTTTTTACGACGCCGAAGACTATCATCAGGATTACTACAAGGGCGAGAACCGGGTGCTGACCAGACGGGGTGTCAAAACCCAGTCTGACGCTTACGCTTTTTATCGTGACGCTTGCGGGCGTGATCAGCGCGTTGCCGAGCTTTGGGGCGACGATGCCCCCTTTGTGAAATAG
- a CDS encoding DUF305 domain-containing protein — protein sequence MSSNKTQTGQSHGSYARFLLMIGTSTVVMYGLMYLNTYALDHVYYSQTRMWMALYMGGAMAVIMLSFMLGMYANKRANTAIFVGAVLAFLAGVGFLRTQATVGDVAWMKAMIPHHSIAVLTSERANLSDPRVRAMADAIIAVQEAEIAEMKLYISDIEANGDAAPNTPRNEQY from the coding sequence ATGTCCAGCAACAAGACACAGACGGGCCAGTCCCACGGCAGCTATGCTCGTTTCCTGCTCATGATTGGCACGTCCACTGTCGTGATGTACGGGCTGATGTATCTGAACACTTATGCTCTGGATCACGTATATTATTCACAGACACGTATGTGGATGGCGCTTTATATGGGCGGAGCGATGGCCGTGATCATGCTAAGTTTCATGTTGGGCATGTACGCGAACAAGCGCGCAAATACCGCAATTTTTGTTGGTGCAGTTCTGGCATTCCTTGCGGGGGTCGGGTTTTTGCGGACGCAAGCAACCGTCGGTGATGTTGCCTGGATGAAAGCAATGATACCGCACCACTCTATCGCCGTCCTTACCAGTGAACGCGCCAACCTGTCCGATCCTCGGGTACGCGCCATGGCAGACGCGATTATCGCCGTGCAAGAGGCCGAGATCGCCGAGATGAAGCTATATATCTCGGACATCGAGGCGAATGGCGACGCAGCACCCAACACCCCGCGAAATGAGCAGTATTGA